The Lutra lutra chromosome 15, mLutLut1.2, whole genome shotgun sequence genome includes a region encoding these proteins:
- the LOC125086017 gene encoding apoptosis regulator BAX-like: MGGETPELALEQAPQDASTKKLSECLKRIGDELDSNMELQRMIAAVDTDSPREVFFRVAADMFSDGNFNWGRVVALFYFASKLVLKALCTKVPELIRTIMGWTLDFLRERLLGWIQDQGGWDGLLSYFGTPTWQTVTIFVAGVLTASLTIWKKMG; this comes from the coding sequence ATGGGGGGAGAGACACCAGAGCTGGCCCTCGAGCAGGCGCCCCAGGATGCATCCACCAAGAAGCTGAGCGAGTGTCTCAAGCGCATCGGAGATGAACTGGACAGTAACATGGAGTTACAGAGGATGATTGCAGCCGTGGACACAGACTCCCCCCGCGAGGTCTTTTTCCGAGTGGCAGCTGACATGTTTTCTGATGGCAACTTCAACTGGGGTCGGGTCGTTGCCCTCTTCTACTTTGCCAGCAAACTGGTGCTCAAGGCCCTGTGTACCAAGGTGCCCGAGCTGATCAGGACCATCATGGGCTGGACACTGGACTTCCTTCGAGAGCGACTGctgggctggatccaggaccAGGGTGGTTGGGACGGCCTCCTCTCCTACTTTGGGACACCCACGTGGCAGACAGTGACCATCTTTGTGGCTGGAGTGCTCACTGCATCACTCACCATCTGGAAAAAGATGGGCTGA